The Alteriqipengyuania halimionae genome contains a region encoding:
- a CDS encoding LytR/AlgR family response regulator transcription factor, with product MTIRTIIVDDEKLAIQGLQLRLEPFDDIEIIDTCSNGREAIRKIKTEKPDLVFLDIQMPGFDGFSVVNGVMDIDPPLFVFVTAYEEHAIRAFEANAVSYLMKPVEEDKLADTLERVRQRLAQRKSAEEAEKLKHVLAEVAPERVDEIEGGESSERYEKLLNVKDRGQIFRVDVDTIEHIEAAGDYMCIRTADNSLILRETMKDLERRLDPRTFQRVHRSTIVNLNLVRQVKPHTNGECFLVLDSGAEVKVSRSYRDVVARFVH from the coding sequence ATGACCATTCGCACCATCATCGTCGACGACGAAAAGCTCGCGATCCAGGGGCTTCAGCTCCGGCTCGAACCGTTCGACGACATCGAAATCATCGACACGTGCTCCAACGGGCGCGAGGCGATCCGCAAGATCAAGACCGAGAAACCCGATCTCGTCTTCCTCGACATCCAGATGCCGGGCTTCGACGGCTTTTCGGTCGTCAACGGCGTGATGGACATCGATCCGCCGCTGTTCGTCTTCGTCACCGCCTACGAGGAACACGCGATCCGCGCGTTTGAAGCCAATGCGGTGAGCTACCTCATGAAGCCGGTAGAGGAAGACAAGCTGGCCGACACGCTCGAGCGCGTGCGCCAGCGCCTCGCCCAGCGCAAATCGGCCGAGGAAGCGGAAAAGCTGAAGCATGTCCTCGCCGAAGTCGCACCCGAGCGGGTCGACGAGATCGAAGGCGGCGAAAGCAGCGAACGCTACGAGAAGCTGCTCAACGTCAAGGATCGCGGGCAGATCTTCCGTGTCGACGTCGACACGATCGAGCATATCGAGGCGGCGGGCGACTATATGTGCATCCGCACCGCCGACAATTCGCTGATCCTGCGCGAGACGATGAAGGACCTCGAGCGCCGTCTCGATCCGCGCACCTTCCAGCGCGTCCATCGTTCGACGATCGTCAATCTCAACCTCGTCCGGCAGGTGAAGCCGCACACCAATGGCGAGTGCTTCCTCGTGCTCGATTCAGGTGCCGAGGTGAAGGTAAGCCGCAGCTATCGCGACGTGGTCGCGCGCTTCGTGCACTAG
- a CDS encoding ribonuclease T2 family protein, producing MTVRRAWAIGGLAMLAAPLPALAQAYQCRVPEHVSVPRVSQEGERRGGPITGYTFALSWSPEFCRDAGDRAERLRQCNRRSGWFGLIVHGLWPEGRAGRWPQWCKARYRPSGDTIAGNLCMTPSASLLARQWTKHGACMTRRPSTYYRVMRILWHSFDIPDLDRLSRKRGLTVGDLRDEWIAANPHVPRGGIGVKQNERGWLEEIRLCYGRDWMPASCGGRRYGAADDAPLSIWRGL from the coding sequence ATGACCGTCCGCCGCGCGTGGGCGATCGGTGGGCTGGCTATGCTGGCCGCTCCGCTCCCCGCGCTCGCCCAGGCCTATCAGTGCCGGGTGCCCGAGCATGTTTCGGTCCCTCGTGTGTCGCAGGAGGGCGAGCGGCGCGGGGGGCCGATCACCGGCTATACCTTCGCGCTGAGCTGGTCGCCCGAGTTTTGCCGCGACGCCGGTGACCGTGCCGAGCGCTTGCGACAGTGCAATCGCCGCTCTGGCTGGTTCGGCCTGATCGTACACGGCCTGTGGCCCGAAGGACGCGCCGGGCGCTGGCCGCAATGGTGCAAGGCTCGCTACCGCCCGTCCGGCGATACGATCGCCGGCAATCTGTGCATGACGCCGTCTGCTTCTCTGCTCGCCCGGCAATGGACGAAGCACGGGGCCTGCATGACGCGCCGCCCCTCGACCTATTATCGTGTGATGCGAATCCTGTGGCACTCGTTCGACATTCCCGATCTCGACCGGCTCTCGCGCAAGCGGGGCCTAACGGTGGGCGACTTGCGAGACGAATGGATCGCGGCGAATCCGCATGTTCCGCGCGGCGGCATCGGCGTTAAGCAGAACGAGCGCGGTTGGCTCGAGGAAATCCGCCTCTGCTACGGGCGCGACTGGATGCCTGCTTCATGCGGAGGCCGACGTTACGGGGCGGCGGACGATGCCCCGCTATCGATTTGGCGCGGATTGTAG
- the rpmB gene encoding 50S ribosomal protein L28, translating into MSRICELTGKGRQVGNNVSHANNRTKRVFLPNLQNVTLMSESLEKSFKFRVSTQGLRSVEHNGGLDNWLLKTSDEKLSDRARKVKREIAKAQAA; encoded by the coding sequence ATGTCCCGCATTTGCGAGCTGACCGGCAAGGGACGCCAGGTCGGCAATAACGTCAGCCACGCCAACAACCGGACGAAGCGAGTCTTTCTGCCCAACCTGCAGAATGTCACGCTGATGTCCGAGAGCCTCGAAAAGAGCTTTAAGTTCCGCGTTTCGACGCAGGGCCTGCGCTCGGTCGAGCACAATGGCGGGCTCGACAACTGGCTGCTCAAGACTTCCGACGAGAAGCTGAGCGATCGCGCCCGCAAGGTGAAGCGCGAAATCGCCAAGGCGCAAGCCGCCTAA
- the nadC gene encoding carboxylating nicotinate-nucleotide diphosphorylase, producing MTFELTGFDLERFVADTFAEDLGETLEGGGHDVTSESVIPAEARFSGVMDSRDPITVAGLPIAEAFFRHLDPDMTIERLVQDGDRVAPGTDLMRLEGNARAMLTAERSALNTVQHLSGIATMVREYVDAMGDTDAVLLDTRKTIPGLRFLEKYAVRMGGGQNHRMGLWDAAMIKDNHVLVAGNVGEAVRRAVEAGVKEIICEVDRIDQIEPALQAGATRLLLDNMEPDALREAVRLVDGRVPTEASGGITLDTIAAKAATGVDYVSVGRLTQSAPAADIGLDFTPL from the coding sequence ATGACTTTCGAACTGACCGGCTTCGATCTCGAGCGATTCGTCGCGGACACGTTCGCCGAAGATCTAGGCGAAACCCTCGAAGGCGGCGGGCACGACGTCACCTCGGAAAGCGTCATCCCTGCCGAAGCGCGCTTTTCGGGCGTGATGGATTCGCGCGATCCGATTACCGTCGCAGGCCTTCCGATAGCCGAAGCCTTCTTCCGCCACCTCGACCCCGACATGACGATCGAACGGCTAGTCCAAGATGGCGACCGGGTCGCACCCGGAACCGACCTGATGCGGCTCGAAGGCAATGCCCGCGCCATGCTGACGGCCGAGCGCAGCGCCTTGAACACCGTCCAGCATCTTTCGGGCATCGCCACCATGGTGCGTGAATATGTCGATGCGATGGGGGATACGGACGCCGTTCTCCTCGACACCCGCAAGACCATTCCCGGTTTGCGTTTCCTTGAGAAATACGCCGTCCGCATGGGCGGTGGGCAGAACCACCGCATGGGATTGTGGGACGCGGCGATGATCAAGGACAACCACGTGCTCGTCGCGGGCAATGTCGGCGAGGCCGTGCGCCGCGCGGTCGAAGCGGGCGTGAAAGAAATCATCTGCGAGGTCGACCGGATCGACCAGATCGAACCGGCGCTGCAAGCGGGTGCCACACGGCTGCTGCTCGACAATATGGAGCCCGACGCATTGCGCGAAGCGGTGCGCCTGGTCGACGGCCGCGTACCGACCGAAGCTTCGGGCGGCATCACACTCGACACGATCGCTGCCAAGGCCGCCACCGGCGTCGACTACGTCTCGGTCGGTCGGCTGACCCAGAGCGCACCGGCTGCCGATATCGGGCTCGATTTCACCCCGTTATGA
- a CDS encoding nucleoside deaminase: MTRWPLPEPMALALDEAMQAARAGEVPVGAVVVCDGEIVARAANSPRRSHDPTAHAEIRALRLAASALGRERLDGCELWVTLEPCAMCAGAIAHARIARLYYAATDPKGGAVEHGPRLFEQATTLHRPEIYTGMGEAEAAELLRAFFKQRR; this comes from the coding sequence ATGACGCGATGGCCGCTACCAGAGCCGATGGCACTGGCGCTCGATGAGGCGATGCAGGCGGCGCGGGCCGGCGAGGTGCCGGTAGGCGCCGTCGTCGTGTGCGACGGCGAAATTGTCGCGCGAGCCGCCAACAGCCCCCGCCGTTCGCATGATCCCACGGCGCATGCAGAAATTCGCGCCCTGCGGCTCGCGGCGTCCGCGCTGGGCAGAGAGCGGCTCGACGGCTGCGAACTATGGGTGACGCTGGAGCCGTGTGCAATGTGTGCCGGGGCTATTGCACACGCCAGGATAGCGCGGCTCTATTACGCCGCCACCGATCCCAAGGGTGGTGCGGTCGAGCACGGCCCGCGCCTGTTCGAGCAGGCGACTACTCTCCATCGGCCCGAAATCTACACCGGCATGGGAGAGGCCGAGGCGGCTGAACTGCTGCGGGCCTTTTTCAAACAACGACGCTGA
- a CDS encoding DsbA family protein, producing the protein MTERISPGRFTLAVAAALAIGTTAGFFLDRTIDGGAADGEAIREYLLENPEILPEMVQALQTKDAQARLSDVRGDLEQPFPGAVLGNPNGSVTLVEFTDYACGYCRTSADQVEELVAANPDLRVVIREWPILSDTSVEAAKMALAAARQGKYAAFHNAMYDGDASPAENIAIAARKAGLDQAQAAKDIADPALEAELAKNGELARAMGFEGTPAWIVGDKVLAGAVGKQALADAIAAAQNAAKE; encoded by the coding sequence ATGACTGAACGAATTTCACCCGGGCGGTTCACGCTCGCGGTCGCAGCGGCGCTGGCCATCGGAACCACAGCTGGCTTCTTTCTCGATCGCACAATTGACGGCGGCGCTGCCGATGGCGAGGCCATCCGAGAATATCTGCTCGAAAACCCTGAAATCCTGCCTGAAATGGTGCAGGCCTTGCAGACCAAGGACGCGCAAGCCCGGCTGTCCGACGTGCGCGGCGATCTGGAGCAGCCATTCCCCGGCGCGGTCCTAGGCAACCCGAACGGCAGCGTCACGCTGGTCGAATTCACCGATTATGCCTGCGGATATTGCCGTACCAGCGCCGATCAGGTCGAAGAACTGGTCGCCGCCAATCCGGACCTTCGCGTCGTGATCCGCGAATGGCCGATCCTTTCGGATACCAGTGTCGAGGCCGCCAAGATGGCACTCGCCGCCGCGCGGCAAGGCAAATATGCCGCGTTCCACAACGCCATGTACGATGGCGACGCTTCGCCAGCGGAAAATATCGCCATCGCGGCGCGCAAGGCGGGTCTCGATCAGGCACAGGCGGCGAAGGACATCGCCGATCCGGCGCTAGAGGCCGAGCTTGCGAAGAACGGCGAGCTTGCCCGCGCCATGGGCTTCGAAGGCACACCGGCCTGGATCGTGGGCGACAAGGTTCTGGCGGGCGCGGTCGGCAAGCAGGCGCTCGCCGATGCGATCGCCGCTGCGCAGAACGCCGCGAAGGAATAA
- a CDS encoding M48 family metalloprotease — translation MRFLHRSLSRLPALLLALAALSVFTARPALAQSILRDAETEAVLHDMAAPLIEAAGLEPDNVEIILVNDPSVNAFVAGGQAVYINSGLISAAGNANEVQGVIAHELGHITGGHILRSGDGIKAASNISILSMLIGLGAALAGAPEAGMAAMQLGQRAAMGKFLAFSRAQESSADAAGAQFLSGAGISGRGSIDFFKRLQNMEFRRGFRRSARGDEEYNRTHPMSGDRISMLREVYTVDPAWDTPSDPELETRFRRMQAKLYGYLASPEDTLRKYPPSMTGDEARVARAYAYHKDALMDRASSEIEALLAKHQDDPYLLEIKGQVLLESGRPEEALAPLRRATEITRSEPLIATIFGHALIATEDKDNFAEAERVLKASVQRDRYNPFGWYQLGVVYAARGDMARARLATAEQQVLSRQMQRALQSAEAALGALPEGSPDWLRAQDIAMQARAALEVEREGR, via the coding sequence ATGCGTTTCCTGCACCGAAGCCTTTCGCGCCTGCCGGCCCTGCTCCTGGCGCTGGCGGCGCTGTCCGTTTTCACCGCGCGTCCCGCGCTCGCCCAGTCGATCCTGCGCGATGCGGAAACCGAGGCTGTCCTGCACGATATGGCCGCGCCGCTGATCGAGGCGGCCGGGCTAGAACCCGACAATGTCGAAATCATCCTCGTCAACGACCCGAGCGTGAATGCGTTCGTCGCTGGCGGGCAGGCGGTCTACATCAATAGCGGCCTGATCTCTGCGGCAGGAAACGCCAACGAGGTGCAGGGCGTGATCGCGCACGAGCTTGGGCATATCACCGGCGGCCATATCCTGCGCAGCGGCGACGGCATCAAGGCAGCGTCCAATATTTCAATCCTCTCGATGCTGATCGGCCTTGGCGCCGCGCTGGCGGGCGCTCCGGAAGCTGGGATGGCGGCGATGCAGCTCGGCCAGCGCGCGGCAATGGGCAAGTTCCTCGCCTTCAGTCGCGCCCAGGAAAGCTCGGCCGATGCCGCCGGCGCACAATTTCTGTCCGGCGCCGGGATCTCGGGACGGGGCAGCATCGATTTCTTCAAGCGATTGCAGAATATGGAATTCCGCCGCGGTTTCCGCCGCAGCGCGCGCGGTGACGAGGAGTACAACCGGACCCACCCGATGTCGGGCGATCGCATCTCCATGTTGCGCGAGGTCTACACTGTCGATCCCGCTTGGGACACGCCATCGGATCCCGAGCTGGAAACACGATTCAGGCGTATGCAGGCAAAACTGTACGGCTATCTCGCCAGTCCCGAAGATACTCTGCGTAAATATCCGCCAAGCATGACCGGCGACGAAGCCCGGGTTGCGCGCGCCTATGCCTATCACAAGGATGCGCTGATGGACCGGGCCTCGAGCGAAATCGAAGCGTTGCTCGCCAAGCATCAGGATGATCCCTACCTGCTCGAGATCAAGGGCCAGGTGCTACTTGAATCGGGTCGCCCGGAAGAAGCACTTGCGCCATTGCGCCGCGCCACCGAGATCACTCGCTCCGAGCCGCTGATTGCAACAATATTCGGCCACGCGCTGATCGCGACCGAGGACAAGGACAATTTCGCGGAAGCCGAGCGCGTGCTCAAGGCTTCGGTCCAGCGCGATCGCTACAATCCATTTGGCTGGTACCAGCTGGGCGTGGTCTATGCCGCGCGCGGCGATATGGCCCGCGCGCGTCTCGCCACGGCCGAACAGCAGGTGCTGAGCCGCCAGATGCAAAGGGCGCTGCAAAGCGCCGAAGCCGCGCTCGGCGCACTGCCCGAAGGCTCGCCGGACTGGTTGCGCGCACAGGACATCGCGATGCAGGCGCGCGCCGCTCTGGAGGTCGAGCGCGAAGGGCGGTAG
- a CDS encoding sensor histidine kinase — protein sequence MPALPVQPTPFFANKNEAFWRLQLAGWGGVLALRGSSAIANDLPWSFLVVLLVTTITGFSISLVLSVIYRMLINRRPFITWTTSVVVLVAAVSIWTFVDTWVNGLYRPETSTAFAQRFIGLYPYYLVLLGAWSSLYYAINFFLQVEEQQDKLQTLESQATSAQLAMLRYQLNPHFLFNTLNSISTLVLLKQTTQANAMLSRLSSFLRYTLINEPGGRVTVEQEIDTLKLYLDIERMRFEDRLRTRFRIDDDACDALMPSLLLQPLVENSIKYAVSPQESGAEIRVDVRMQGPMLRIMVSDTGPGLKDSATDKRLSGKTFDGGEPVSTGVGLANIRNRLAQAYEGEHHFEIREPAEGGFGVVIEIPAEFAAERIEAAPVRGGRPADTQGTEIVPPRFAQGKAEKK from the coding sequence ATGCCCGCGCTCCCCGTTCAGCCCACCCCCTTCTTTGCCAACAAGAACGAGGCTTTCTGGCGCTTGCAGCTGGCAGGCTGGGGCGGTGTGCTGGCGCTGCGCGGCTCTTCGGCGATCGCCAACGACCTGCCGTGGTCGTTCCTCGTCGTGCTGCTGGTCACCACGATCACCGGGTTTTCGATCAGCCTGGTCCTGTCGGTGATTTACCGGATGCTGATCAACCGGCGGCCATTCATCACCTGGACGACCAGCGTCGTGGTGCTGGTTGCGGCGGTCTCGATCTGGACTTTCGTCGATACTTGGGTGAACGGGCTCTACCGCCCCGAAACCTCGACCGCTTTCGCCCAGCGCTTCATCGGCCTCTATCCCTATTACCTCGTGCTGCTCGGCGCGTGGTCCTCGCTCTATTACGCGATCAATTTCTTCCTTCAGGTCGAGGAGCAGCAGGACAAGCTGCAAACGCTCGAAAGCCAGGCGACCAGCGCGCAGCTTGCGATGCTGCGCTACCAGCTCAACCCGCATTTCCTGTTCAACACGCTCAATTCGATCTCGACCCTCGTGCTGCTGAAGCAGACGACGCAGGCCAATGCGATGCTCTCGCGCCTGTCGTCGTTCCTGCGCTACACGCTGATCAACGAACCGGGCGGCCGGGTGACGGTCGAGCAGGAGATCGACACGCTCAAGCTGTATCTGGATATCGAACGGATGCGGTTCGAGGACCGCCTGCGGACCCGTTTCAGGATCGACGACGATGCGTGCGATGCGCTGATGCCCTCGCTGCTGTTGCAGCCACTGGTCGAGAACTCGATCAAATATGCCGTGAGCCCGCAGGAAAGCGGCGCCGAAATCCGCGTCGACGTGCGAATGCAAGGCCCGATGCTGCGGATCATGGTGTCCGATACCGGCCCGGGCCTGAAAGACAGCGCGACCGACAAGCGCCTGTCGGGCAAGACCTTCGACGGCGGCGAACCCGTTTCGACCGGAGTGGGCCTGGCGAATATTCGCAACCGCCTTGCCCAGGCGTATGAAGGCGAACACCATTTCGAAATCCGCGAACCGGCCGAAGGCGGCTTCGGCGTGGTGATCGAGATCCCGGCCGAATTTGCCGCAGAACGAATCGAGGCAGCCCCCGTTCGCGGCGGCAGGCCCGCCGACACGCAGGGAACCGAAATCGTCCCGCCCCGCTTTGCTCAAGGGAAAGCTGAGAAAAAATGA
- a CDS encoding phosphatase domain-containing protein has product MVLFPSRDIRVQPYFGFRNESRLIIDARVLRGDAPDFDGTGGWRTFRTMLALYNSHEVPEHSVTLEIEAPDGNRHTHETVSDKEGFVRFEIELSPAWPLPERADWQTVTFRWRDRRGEHCVAGHVLAPGADNREGVISDIDDTIIETGVTGGIKSVLRNWRRLFATTPQGRESVSGSELFYEALGGGVDEAGDDTGDVLPASRRSFFYVSSSPWNLYPYLVAYMRSRAMPIGPLRLRDWGLNRKTFGSGSHGSHKTDAIDAILSLYPERRFALVGDDSQGDLTAYAHVLEDHPAQVSAIFIRKVGEPFSTEEAAAKKAIEDAGVPLYIGTSWDEGRDFLAASGLADSTDAKTVIDAGQEGAGQ; this is encoded by the coding sequence ATGGTTCTGTTTCCTTCCCGCGATATTCGCGTCCAGCCCTATTTCGGCTTCCGCAATGAAAGCCGCCTCATCATCGACGCCCGCGTGCTGCGCGGCGACGCGCCCGATTTCGACGGGACGGGCGGATGGCGCACGTTCCGCACCATGCTTGCGCTCTACAATTCGCACGAGGTGCCCGAGCATTCGGTGACGCTCGAAATCGAGGCGCCCGACGGAAACCGTCACACCCACGAGACGGTGAGCGACAAGGAAGGGTTCGTCCGGTTCGAGATCGAACTCTCCCCGGCCTGGCCCCTGCCCGAGCGCGCCGACTGGCAAACAGTCACGTTCCGCTGGCGCGACCGGCGCGGCGAGCATTGCGTCGCCGGTCATGTGCTCGCTCCCGGAGCGGACAATCGCGAAGGCGTGATCTCGGATATCGACGACACGATCATCGAAACCGGCGTCACCGGCGGCATCAAGTCGGTGCTGAGAAACTGGCGACGGTTGTTCGCCACAACGCCGCAGGGCCGCGAATCGGTTTCGGGTTCCGAGCTGTTCTACGAAGCGCTCGGCGGCGGGGTCGACGAGGCCGGTGACGATACGGGCGATGTCCTGCCCGCCAGCCGACGCTCGTTCTTCTACGTCTCCTCCTCGCCGTGGAATCTCTACCCCTATCTCGTGGCCTATATGCGATCGCGCGCCATGCCGATCGGGCCGCTGCGCCTGCGTGATTGGGGGTTGAACCGGAAGACGTTCGGCAGCGGGTCGCACGGCTCGCACAAGACGGATGCGATCGACGCGATTCTCTCGCTTTATCCCGAGCGCCGCTTCGCGCTGGTAGGGGACGATTCTCAAGGGGATCTCACCGCCTATGCCCATGTGCTCGAGGATCATCCGGCGCAGGTTTCGGCGATCTTCATCCGCAAGGTCGGCGAGCCGTTCTCGACCGAGGAAGCCGCGGCGAAGAAGGCCATCGAGGATGCGGGCGTGCCACTCTATATCGGGACCAGCTGGGACGAGGGTCGCGACTTTCTCGCCGCCAGCGGCCTGGCCGACAGCACCGACGCGAAGACCGTGATCGATGCGGGGCAGGAAGGGGCCGGGCAATGA
- a CDS encoding PAS domain-containing protein — protein MDSLRGDFYDADIDPHGHDPDDDGEALAETPPSTVGQDERRMQVRAYNFWASLLDNRNYPSIEDLDPGNLPDFGPNSVLLDFSAGVDNPAVPFLGEKLAEECGTQSSHIANLDDVPSRSLLSRITDHYMQILANQAPIGFEAEFLNQDDHIVLYRGILLPFSSDDDTIDFIYGVINWKELADQNTSDALMLEVDQSLERSLAEDEDADDASTVEEEKFPPAPDFNRQQVDGWADGPEDSDENNDLVEDDDAADDRILTPRFATIEAPVRDDDDAMSELPEPRFGLRRTVDMIKPPVIDPDDDTPLDLGSFVETDSDEPEDLSIYAPNYGDTEESELVEHASYGSLTGGYADSDEEDEYEDEDEDVGAYDTSDDADAPPVPDAYEPEPGEASEPDFLVAAEQTDAMASEGDAALAAAPADRDDMGLTDWLASARELAQRALGSEERTRHALYGAIGRAYDFSIAAEENPGDFEQIVAEAGLTVQERAPMTPVVKLVFGADYDKTRITEYATALTHGHRLGLPRGTLSRYLSETKGGLKAVVREERKLRRAEKGEAVDDNEGVREAIADQLREFDPIAFDDIPMDGAEFAVVMIRREADGRISVLGEVPEDVPLLERAARKLLD, from the coding sequence ATGGATAGTCTTCGCGGGGATTTCTACGATGCGGACATCGATCCGCACGGACACGATCCCGACGATGATGGCGAAGCGCTGGCCGAGACGCCGCCTTCGACAGTGGGCCAGGACGAGCGCCGGATGCAGGTGCGAGCCTACAATTTCTGGGCGAGCCTGCTCGACAATCGCAATTACCCCTCGATCGAAGACCTCGATCCCGGAAACCTGCCCGATTTCGGGCCCAACTCGGTGCTGCTCGACTTCTCCGCCGGGGTCGACAATCCCGCAGTCCCCTTCCTGGGCGAAAAGCTCGCCGAAGAATGCGGAACCCAGAGCAGCCACATCGCCAACCTTGACGATGTGCCGAGCCGGTCGCTGCTGAGCCGCATCACCGACCATTACATGCAGATTCTCGCCAATCAGGCGCCGATCGGCTTCGAAGCCGAATTCCTGAACCAGGACGATCACATCGTGCTGTATCGCGGAATCCTCCTGCCTTTTTCGAGCGACGACGATACGATCGATTTCATCTATGGCGTCATCAACTGGAAGGAACTGGCCGACCAGAATACGTCCGATGCACTGATGCTCGAAGTGGACCAGTCGCTCGAGCGATCGCTAGCGGAGGACGAAGACGCTGACGATGCGAGCACGGTCGAGGAGGAGAAATTCCCTCCGGCCCCCGATTTCAACCGCCAGCAGGTCGATGGCTGGGCGGACGGCCCCGAGGACAGTGACGAAAACAATGATCTGGTCGAGGACGATGATGCGGCGGACGACCGGATCCTGACCCCGCGCTTTGCGACGATTGAAGCGCCTGTGCGCGACGATGACGACGCCATGTCGGAACTGCCCGAACCCCGTTTCGGGTTGCGGCGCACGGTCGACATGATCAAGCCGCCCGTGATCGATCCCGACGACGATACACCTCTCGATCTGGGCTCGTTCGTCGAAACCGACAGCGACGAACCCGAAGATCTTTCGATCTACGCACCGAATTACGGCGATACCGAAGAGAGCGAACTCGTAGAGCACGCCTCATACGGGTCGCTGACCGGCGGCTACGCTGACAGCGACGAAGAAGACGAGTACGAGGACGAAGACGAGGATGTCGGCGCGTACGATACAAGCGACGACGCCGACGCGCCGCCGGTTCCGGACGCTTACGAGCCCGAACCCGGCGAGGCATCCGAACCCGATTTCTTGGTCGCCGCAGAGCAGACCGACGCAATGGCCTCGGAAGGCGATGCTGCGCTGGCAGCCGCTCCTGCCGATCGCGACGATATGGGGCTGACCGACTGGCTCGCTTCCGCGCGCGAACTCGCGCAGCGGGCCCTGGGGTCGGAAGAACGCACCCGCCATGCGCTCTATGGCGCCATCGGACGGGCGTACGATTTCTCGATCGCTGCCGAGGAAAACCCGGGCGATTTCGAGCAGATCGTGGCCGAAGCCGGGCTCACCGTGCAGGAACGCGCGCCGATGACGCCGGTCGTAAAGCTCGTGTTCGGAGCCGATTACGACAAGACCCGCATCACCGAATATGCCACCGCGCTGACCCACGGCCATCGCCTCGGCCTGCCCCGTGGCACGCTGTCGCGCTACCTGTCCGAAACCAAGGGCGGCCTGAAGGCCGTGGTCCGCGAAGAGCGCAAGCTGCGTCGTGCTGAAAAGGGCGAGGCGGTCGATGACAATGAGGGCGTCCGCGAGGCCATCGCCGACCAGTTGCGCGAATTCGATCCGATCGCTTTCGACGATATTCCCATGGACGGCGCGGAATTCGCGGTTGTCATGATTCGCCGCGAAGCCGACGGAAGAATATCGGTGCTCGGCGAAGTGCCCGAGGACGTGCCCTTGCTGGAGCGCGCCGCGCGCAAATTGCTCGACTGA
- a CDS encoding alpha/beta hydrolase — protein sequence MSRRKRMGLWIGGFVLVLLVIAGLALWNMSRSHDAPKLVDWIDRATAGSRDVAEVARVQLGDDPAVKLAVHAQPRASGDEPRPVIVFTHGGGWNWGDPDDYGFIARSFANEGYVVVLTGYRLFPEAQYPAMLEDLADAVAWSEANIAQYGGDPDRVVLMGHSAGAYNSLMLGLDKSWLAAKGMNADDLAGVVSLAGPADFYPFDTENSINSFGQAEDPEATQPVNHARADAPPLLLVHGEDDTVVRIRNARSLERAMTAAGGTAETAYYPGMGHNDVLLKLVSPWWRDERVRTRVLAFVDKVTAKE from the coding sequence ATGAGCCGGAGGAAGCGTATGGGCCTGTGGATCGGGGGCTTCGTCCTGGTATTGCTGGTGATCGCGGGGCTGGCCCTGTGGAACATGTCGCGCAGTCATGACGCTCCGAAGCTGGTCGACTGGATCGACCGCGCAACCGCCGGATCGCGCGATGTCGCCGAGGTGGCACGAGTGCAACTGGGCGATGATCCTGCAGTCAAGCTGGCGGTCCATGCCCAACCCCGCGCATCCGGTGACGAGCCACGGCCGGTGATCGTCTTCACCCATGGCGGCGGCTGGAACTGGGGCGACCCTGACGATTACGGCTTCATCGCCCGGAGCTTCGCCAATGAGGGCTACGTCGTCGTGTTGACCGGTTACCGCCTGTTTCCCGAGGCGCAATATCCCGCGATGCTCGAGGACCTGGCCGACGCGGTGGCGTGGAGCGAGGCGAATATCGCGCAATATGGCGGCGATCCCGATCGCGTGGTGCTGATGGGCCATTCGGCCGGCGCCTACAATTCGCTGATGCTGGGCCTCGACAAAAGCTGGCTCGCGGCAAAGGGCATGAATGCAGACGATCTCGCGGGCGTCGTCAGCCTGGCGGGACCGGCCGATTTTTACCCCTTCGACACCGAAAACTCGATCAACAGTTTCGGGCAGGCCGAAGACCCGGAAGCAACCCAGCCGGTCAACCATGCGCGCGCCGACGCGCCCCCTCTGCTGCTGGTGCACGGAGAGGACGACACGGTTGTGCGCATCCGCAATGCCCGCTCGCTCGAACGCGCGATGACCGCAGCGGGTGGCACGGCAGAGACCGCCTATTACCCGGGGATGGGGCACAACGACGTTCTGCTAAAACTGGTCAGTCCATGGTGGCGCGACGAGCGGGTGCGCACGCGCGTGCTAGCCTTCGTCGACAAGGTGACGGCGAAAGAGTGA